Below is a genomic region from Flavobacterium ginsengisoli.
AAATTAAATAGTTTTATTTAATAAAAAAATAATGTTAAAATACTGTATATCAATATATTTTGTATATTTTTGTAAGATGTTTAATACTATTGTGTATTTTAACATGTAAGAAATTAGATTGTTGTGTGCTTCTGAAATTAATTTAAAAACGAATATAGAATTTAGAAGCTAGTAGTAACAAATTCTCATTTTAAAAGAAATGTATGAGAATGAAAAGACCATATTTATCTGATCAATAAATTAGGTCTAAAAAGCAGATTTCTGCTTTTATTTTTATTTTGGTCTATGCCATTAAACAAATAAAATTGTGATATTTTTTTCAAATTATAATGCAATTTTTTCCTTCCTAAATCTGTTTTTTTAGTCATTCGGTATTTTCTACGATTCAGACTTTGAATCTTTATCAGCCAGACCATTTAACAGCCATTTAATTAAAGCATTACGCTTTAAATTTTTCTACCAGATTTCTATACTCTTAAGTTTAATTATTTACAGTCGTTAAGATTTGAGATACTTGATTTTACAGTATCTGCTAATCTCGAAATTCTATTATCCATGCGAAGAAGTTAAGGAGCAAAAGTTCTTATAACCGACTTGTCATGTCCATAAGTTAAATATTTAAAAAATTAGAAAATGAGTAAAAAACTACTTCTTTGTATCGTTCTACTAGGTTATTGTATTGGTTATGCACAGCAAGATGCGCAGTATACGCAATACATGTACAACACAATAAACATAAATCCTGCGTATGCTGGTTCTCGAGGTGTTTTAAGCATTTTTGCTTTGCATCGGGATCAATGGGTTGGGTTAGATGGTGCTCCTAAGACTAATAGTGTTTCTGTAAACACCCCGATTAATAATAGTAATATTGGTCTTGGTGTGTCTTTAGTAAATGATAAAATCGGTCCTACAACAGAGAATCAATTTTCTGTTGATCTTTCTTATACAATACCAACTTCAGAAACTTGGAAACTCTCTTTTGGTATAAAAGGTACAGCAGATTTTTTTAATCTAGATGTTACCAAACTAAATCCAGAAACAGCTGGAGATCCACAATTTCAAAATCTGGATAATGATTTTTCGCCTAATGTTGGAGCCGAATTTATTGGCATTCTAATAAGGCTTATATCGGATTTTCTGTTCCAAATTTTATTCAAACCAACCGCTATGATGATAATGATGTCGCGATTTATAAAGACAAAATCAATTATTATTTGATTGGTGGTTATGTTTTTGATTTTTCTCAAGAAGTAAAATTTAAACCTGCGCTTTTGACTAAAATGGTTGAAGGTGCGCCGCTTCAAGTAGATGTTTCTGCCAATTTTTTATTCTTTGAAAAACTCACTCTGGGAGTTGCTTATCGATGGGATGCCGCGATAAGCGCAATGGCAGGATTTCAGATTACCGACGGATTATATATTGGTTATGGATATGATAATGAAACAACCAGATTAAGAAACTACAATTCAGGCTCACATGAAATCTTTCTGCGCTATGAATTCTTCTCAAACAAAAGTAGAATTACAACTCCTCGTTTCTTCTAAAAATAGGGCATCATGAAAAAATCTATACTACTACTTATAAGTATTACTTCTTTTTCGTTTAGCAGTTATGCACAACAGGCAAAAGTCAATTCTGGAGACAAGAAATATGACAATTACGCTTATATCGATGCCATAAAAACGTTTGAAAAAGTTGCTAATAAAGGCTACAAATCTGAAGATATGTTTAAAAAACTAGGTAATGCCTATTACTTTAACTCAGAGTTTGAGAACGCCGCAAAATGGTATAAAGAGCTATTTGCAATGAACACAAGTGTTGAACCAGAATATTATTATCGATATGCACAATGTCTAAAATCTATAGGACAAATTACCGAGGCTAATAAATTTTTGGATGAGTTTAATGCTAAATCAAAAAATGACAGCAGAGGAAAGCTCTATAAAGAAAATCTGAACTACTTGGATCAGATAAAAGCAAATTCGGGAAGATATAAAATAGAGGATGCAGGAGTTAACAGTAAATACTCTGATTATGGTTCATTTGTTTATAACAATAAACTTTATTTTGCTTCTGCGCGAGATACAGGAAATTTTGTAAAGCGAAAACACACGTGGACAGGAGAATATTTTACGAATATTTATAATGCCGATCTCGATCCTTCTACAGGAGGCGCATCAAAAGTAAATAAATTTAAATCGGCCATTAATACTAAATTTCATGAGGCTTCACCACTTTTTACTAGAGATGGCAAGACGGTTTATTTTACCAGAAATAATTACATCAACGGAAAAAAAGGTAAAGATGATAATAAAACCACTTTAATAAAACTTTACAAAGCGGAACTTGGAAAAGATAATAAATGGATCAATATCGCAGAACTTCCGTTCAATAGTGATAATTACAGTACGGCACATCCTGCTTTGAGTCCAGACGAAAAAACACTGTATTTTGCTTCTGATATGCCAGGATCTATTGGGCAGTCTGATTTGTATAAAGTCAGCATAAATCCAAATGGAGGTTATGGTGCGCCAGAAAATCTCGGAAATACAATTAATACAGAAGGGAAGGAGACTTTTCCGTATCTAACTTCTGAAAATGAAATTTATTTTGCTTCAGACGGGCATCCAGGACTTGGAGGTTTAGATGTTTTTGTTGCTAACATTGACAATAACGGAAAAATAAGCAATATCCAGAACGTGGGATCAGATGTCAATTCTCCAAAAGATGACTTCGCTTATATTATTGATCCCGAAACAAGAAGAGGTTTTTTCTCTTCCAACAAAGAAGGAGGGCAGGGATCTGATGATATTTATAAATTTTTAGAAACCAAAAGATTAAAGTGTATTCAGGAACTTGAAGGGATTATTACAGATGCCGAAACAGGAGTAGTTCTTTCAGATACTAAGGTCTCATTATTTGGTAGCGATATGTCACTCAAAAGTTCCGCAATTTCTGATGCATCTGGCAAATACACTTTTTCTGTCGAATGTGGGAAGATGTATTTTGTAAGAGCAGAGAAACCAGAATATAGCACAAAAGAACTAACTGTCACGATTGGAACAGAAAGCGGAAAAACTACTCTTCCAATCCAATTGGAAAAATCAACATGTAAGGTTACTGTAGGCGATGATTTAGGAAAATGCTTTGGCATCAAGATGATTTATTTCGATTTAGACAAGTCGAACATCAGAAGAGAGGCAGCATTAGATCTCGAAAAAATACTGGCTGTTATGAACGATTATCCTAATATGAAAATAGATGTTCGTTCGCATACAGATAGTAGGGCTTCACATCAGTATAACGAAGCTTTATCTGACAGAAGAGCTAAATCGACGATTCAATGGTTGGTTAAAAATGGAATTGCTCCAAACCGATTGACTGGAAAAGGATACGGAGAAAACCAATTGGTTAATAAATGCGCTGACGGTGTAAAATGTACCGAAGAAGAACATCAAGCCAACAGACGAAGCGAATTTATTATTACAGCTTTGTGATGACTAAAGACTATCATAAAATAGAAATATTATTATCATTAAAATTTATGGATAATGAAAAATAAAATTAAAATCATTTTGGTACTTATTACTTTGCTTTTGTTGACAAGTGCATCAGCGCAAACAAATTATAGTTTTTCTATTGCCGATATTTTAAGCTCAATGCCAAACGGTAAAAGATTGCCTGATGGGACTATTGTAAAAGCAGAACTTATAACGACTGGTGGAGCGACACATTCTACTGGTCCTTCTGGCTCAGGAACTGCTGGACCAGATATTGGAGGATTGTTTACAGGAAATACACTTCCTGCCTATGTTGGAGATAAAACACCAACTAATTTTACAAAAATACAAATGGCAAATACGTTGAATGCAGATAATGGAATGGCAAATAATTGTTCTGCTAGTATTGGATTTAGAATTTATTTTGACCGACCTGTTGAAAGTATAAATTTTCTCGCTTTGGATATTGATGGGGTTCATGGAACTCCAAATGGAAATGCTGAATGGGTAACCTTTTTTGGTTATAATGGAAATACTTTTGTGCCTTATGCTAATGCTGTTAGTGGAGGAAATACACAGCTTGTAAATCAAACTATTAATATAGGAGCAAGCCATAGTTGGAGAACTTTAATTAATAATTCACTAGGAACAATAGCGGGTGCAAATCTTCCTAGCACAATAACCATTCGAAGACAAACACCAAACGGAGGGTCTGGAACACCAGACGATTTAAATCATCAAGTTTTATTTACCCCTCCGTTATCTACTACTCATGTTACAGATTTTTTCCTAATGACTGGTATTTGGAGCGTCACTGCTCAGGCCAATGTACAAGCATCGGGGTTAAGTCCAATTGTAATCACAATTAGTTCTGATTTTGGAGATGCGCCAGATAGTTATAAAACGCTTTTGGCATCTGATGGAGCTTCACATGGAGTTGTTGGAACTCTTTCATTAGGTAACACTAATTTTGCTGAACCAGACGGACTTCCTTCTGTTCTGGCCGATACTTCTATTGATGATGATGGAGTTCAAGTAATTCCACCATTGACAAATAATGGACAAAATATAAGTAGTTATACAGTTGCGGCAAACTTTAATAATAATACTGGACTGCCCGCGAACTATGTAGCTTGGATTGATTGGAATAATGATGGTGTTTTTCAAGCATCTGAAGGAACGACAGCTACATCTCCTGCCGGTACTTTATCAGGAAGTGTTAATCTTACTTGGAATAATGTTGCTTTAACCAATACAGGTGGTCATGCACAAACTTATCTTAGAGTTAGAGTGACAACAGAAGCAATAACAACGTCAGATTCTGGGAGTTCTTTTATGAATGGTGAGGTAGAAGATTATGCAATTGGTATTCCTGCTACAACACCTGATTTTGCATGTTTTAATGTTGGAACTTCTTCGGGATTTATTAATGTTCTTGCAAATGATACTTCAGGTAGTACAATTGTTCCTGAAACAGTTGGTTTTGTTAATCCTGGTACTGGAACTAATCTTATTATAGATGGGTTTGGTGATATTGTTGGAATAACTATCCCAGGAGAAGGTGTATGGAAAGCAAACTCTGTTGGATTGATAAGTTTTGAACCAGAATCTGCTAGCGTAATAAATCCGACCCCAATTGCTTATTTAGGAAGAGATGCTCAAGGAAATATTTCAAATAGTGCTTTGATTACTTTAACGGCTGCAAGTATACCTACTAATACTACAACGGTAACTGAAGGATGTTTTCCAACAACATTAACGGCAACGGCTAGTGTTCCGGCTGGTCAATCTGTTGTTTGGTATGATGCTCGCTTTAGCTGGAAACATTGTTGCATCTCCTGTTTTAAGTACAGTAGGAACAGTTACTTATTATGCTCAAGGAAACAACGGTAGCTGTACCAGTGCTGTTAGGACACCGGTCACTTTAGCAATAGCGGCTCCACCAAATCCTGGAACTTTATTAGGTTTTCAAAACATATGTCAAGGGACTTCCACCAATTATGTTACAAATGGAGATGTCGGTGGAATATGGTCAAGTAGTGATCCAACAATAGCAACTGTTAATGCTAGTGGAGTTGTTACAGGTTTAATGCCAGGTGTAGCAACTATAACTTATACGGTAGCTGGAACAGGAGGATGTTCAGACTTATCATCAACTCGAGCAATAACAATTGAAGATGCTCCTGATTCTGGTACTTTAACTGGAAATCAAAATATTTGTGTTGGAGGAACATCTGCCTTTAGTTCAGATGGAGCTCCTGGAGGTATATGGGAAAGCGATGATTTAGCTATTGCTACAGTAGATGTAAATGGTGTCGTAACAGGGGTTTCACGTGGTACAACCCTCATAAATTATACGATAGTACAAACAGGAAGCTGTTCTGTAATTCCTTCAACAATAAGCGTAACCATTATAGAATCTAATCCGGGAACTTTGTCGGGTAATCAAAATGTCTGCGTCGGAGAAACAACAACGTTTACTACTGATGGAGATTCGGGTGGAGTTTGGACAACAGATGATGCAGGTATTGCTTCTGTTGATGTAAATGGTGTAATAACAGGCAATGCTACCGGAAGTACTATAATTACTTATACTGTAAATGGCTCTAGTGGTTGTCCATCTGCATCGACAACTAGAACAGTAACGGTTAATGTTAATGCACCTGCAACAGCTGCCGATATTACGGGAGCTGATACAGAAATTTGTCCTGGGGATAATGCTACACTAAGTGTAAGTTCTGCTACCGTAATAAATCCTGTATTTACTTGGTATGCAGATCAAACAACTTCTACTATTCTTAATAATGGAGCATCATATAATGTTTCTCCAACAGTAACCACAACTTACTACGTAAGTGTTAAAGGAGATGCAACATGTGAAAATGATCCCAATACAAGAAAACCAATTTTGGTAACAGTGAATGCATTAGGAATCGCTTCTGATATAACTGCTGCTGACGCTATAATTTGTTTGGGATCTACTGCGTCATTAACAGCCTCTTCATCTACGGTAACAAATCCAGTTTTTAGATGGTATGCGAGTCAGACGTCAACGGCTGTTTTAAGTACTGGAGTTTCGTATAATCCGTCTCCAATAGCTACAACGACTTATTATGTTAGTGTAAGCGGAGATGGAGTTTGTGAAAATGTCATTAACACTAGAAAAGCGGTAGTCGTCAATGTAACTCCTCTAGCTACACAATTGGATTTAACCGCGAATGATCGAACAATTTGTAATGGTTCATCAGTTTCACTGACAGCTTCGTCGTCTAATGTAGTAAGTCCCGTCTTTAGATGGTATGCCGATCAGACCTCCACAACTGTTCTTAATACAGGGCCTTCGTATAATGTTTCACCAATAACCACTACAACTTATTATGTGAGTGTAAGTGGAACAGGAATGTGTGAGAATCTTCCAAATTTTAGAAAAGCGGTTACAGCTAATGTAAATCCGCTAGGGCAGGCGTCAGATATTACAGCATTAGATGCTATTACCTGCCCTGGACAAACAGTTGCTCTTACTGCTTCTTCAGCTACGGTTACATCACCTATATTCAGATGGTATGCCGATCAGACAACTACAATAGCCTTAAGTACAGGAGCTTCATACAGTCCGTCTCCAACAGTTACGACAACTTATTATGTTAGTGTAAGCGGAACTGGAGTTTGCGAGAATGCTCCAAATACTAGAAAAGCAGTAACAATTTCTATGAATCCGTTGGCAACTGCGGCAGATATTAACACTACACATCAGACAATTTGTATAGGTGATGCGGCACTACTAATTGCCACATCTGCAATTGATAGTCCTGTATTTATTTGGTATGAAAGCCAAACTTCAACGAATCCTCTTTTCGTTGGAGATTATTACGACCCTACACCAACAGTTACGACAACTTATTATGTTAGTGTTAGAGGTACTAATATTTGTGATAATGCTATTAATACAAGAAAAGCAGTAACGGTAACGGTAAATTCTCTGGGATTGGCCTCAGACATAACTGCGGCTGATGTCACAATCTGTTCAGGCTCTTCAGCTTCTTTGACGGCTTCGTCTGCAACAGTCACTACGCCAGTTTTTAGATGGTATGCCGATCAGACAACTACAACAGTCTTAAGCACGGGAGCTTCATACAGCCCTTCGCCAACAGTGACAACTTCCTATTATCTTAGCGTAAGCGGTGACGAGGTTTGCGAAAATCTTCCAAACACGAGAAAAGCGGTAACGGTAACGGTAAACTCTCTGGGATTGGCCTCAGACATAACTGCTGCCGATGCGACAATCTGTTCGGGTTCTTCTGCTTCTTTGACAGCTTCGTCTGCAACCGTCGCTACTCCAGTTTTTAGATGGTACGCCGATCAGACAACTACAACAGTCTTAAGCACGGGAGCATCATACAGCCCTTCGCCAACAGTGACAACTTCCTATTATCTTAGCGTAAGCGGAGATGGGGTTTGCGAAAATCTTCCAAACACGAGAAAAGCGGTAACGGTAACGGTAAACTCTCTGGGATTGGCCTCAGACATAACAGCCGCAGACGCGATGATCTGTTCAGGCTCTTCAGCCTCTCTGTCGGCTTCGTCTGCAACAGTCACTACTCCAGTTTTTAGATGGTACGCCGATCAGACAACTACAACAGTCTTAAGCACGGGAGCATCATACAGCCCTTCGCCAACAGTGACAACTTCCTATTATCTTAGCGTAAGCGGAGATGGGGTTTGCGAAAACGTTCCGAACACCAGAAAAGCGGTAACCGTAACGGTAAATTCTCTGGGATTGGCTTCAGACATAACAGCGTCTGATTCCACAATCTGTTCGGGCTATTCAGCCTCTCTGTCGGCTTCGTCTGCAACAGTCACTACTCCAGTTTTTAGATGGTATGCCGATCAGACTACAGCGACAGCATTAAGCACGGGAGCTTCCTACAGTCCGTCTCCAACAGTGACAACTGTCTATTACGTTAGCGTAAGCGGTGACGGGGTTTGCGAAAATCTTCCAAACACGAGAAAAGCGGTCACGGTCACAGTAAATTCTCTGGGATTGGCTTCAGACATAACAGCGTCTGATTCCACAATCTGTTCGGGTTCTTCAGCTTCTTTGACAGCTTCGTCTGCAACAGTCGCTACTCCGATTTTTAGATGGTATGCCGATCAGACAACTACAACAGTCTTAAGCACTGGAGCTTCATACAGCCCTTCGCCAACAGCAACTACAACCTATTACGTTAGCGTTAGCGGTGACGGGGTTTGCGAAAACCTTCCGAACACCAGAAAAGCGGTAACTGTAACGGTAAATTCTCTGGGATCGGCTTCAGATATAACTGCGGCAGACGAGACAATCTGTTCGGGTTCTTCAGCCTCCTTGACGGCTTCGTCTGCAACTGTCGCTACTCCAGTTTTTAGATGGTATGCGGATCAGACAACAACTACAGCTTTAAGCACTGGGGCTTCATACAGCCCTTCGCCAACAGCAACTACAACCTATTACGTTAGTGTTAGCGGTGACGGGATCTGCGAAAACCTTCAGAACACGAGAAAAGCAGTGACTGTAACGGTAAATTCTTTAGGGCTGGCCTCTGACATAACAGCGGCTGATGCGACGATCTGTTCAGGCTCTTCAGTTGCTTTGACGGCCTCGTCTGCGACCGTCAATACGCCAGTTTTTAGATGGTATGCGGATCAGACTACAATGACAGCATTGAGCACGGGAGCATCATACAGCCCTTCGCCAACAGCAACTACAACTTATTACGTTAGCGTAAGCGGAGACGGGGTCTGCGAAAACCTTCCGAACACGAGAAAAGCGGTGACGGTAACGGTAAATTCTTTAGGGCTGGCCTCAGACATAATTGTAGCAGATGCGACAATATGTACGGGTTCTTCAGCCTCTTTGACGGCTTCGTCTGCGACCGTCACTACTCCAGTTTTTAGATGGTATGCCGATCAGACCACAGCGACAATCTTAAGCACGGGAGCATCATACAGCCCTTCGCCAACAGTTACGACAACTTATTACGTTAGCGTAAGCGGTGACGGAGTTTGCGAAAATCTTCCGAACACGAGAAAAGCGGTGACGGTAACGGTAAATTCTTTAGGGTTGGCTTCAGATATTGCAGTTGATATATCGAACGCAACAGTTTGTACTGGCGGTACATCAACAATTACTGCCTCAAGTGCGCTTAATAATCCGATATTCAATTGGTATCAAGATCCTAATTTATCCGTATTACTTTATACAGGAGCAGTCTTTGTTACCCCTTCTTTAACAGCAAATACATCGTATTATGTTACGGTTCAGAATAATGCAGTTTGTGAAAATACTATAGGAAATGCCCTTAAAGTGGATATTAATGTTATCTTATGTTCTGATATTGCTTTGACTAAAACTGCGAGTAATCTTTCTCCTTATGTAGGAGATCAAATTGATTTTACAATAACAGTAACAAACTTTGGGCCTGATGACGCAACAGGAGTAAGTGCAAATGATTTGCTTCCATCCGGCTATACTTTCATCAGTGCAAACAACGGAGGTCTATTTGCAGGAAATACAATTACATGGCCAGTTTTAAATTTAGCATCTGGTGCTTCTGCTCAGCTTACTTACATTGTTAAAATTAATGCTTCTGTTGGGATTGTAGATGAATATAAAAATGTGGCTCAGATAATTACTTCAAATAATTTTGATCCAAATTCAACTCCCAATAATAATGATCCTAGCGAGAACGATCAAGATAGCGTAACTGTAACGCCAATTGTACCGATACCTTCAATTGAGGTACTTAAAGATGGTGCATTTACGGCAGCCAATGACACAAATGGAGATGGTTTTCCAGAAGCAGGAGAAACAGTTACATATACATTTAGTGTGAAAAATACAGGAAATATTAGATTGGAGAATGTAAAAATAAACGATTCGTATATTGGAGTAGTAAACCTTGCAATGGTGCCGAGCACACTTGATCCTGGACAAACTGGAAATGCCCAAGTGACATACACTATCACACAAATTGATATTCAAAATGGTGTAATTTACAATAGCGCACTTGGTCAAGGGAATACGCCACCTACAGTAGACGATCCTGATGGTACGACGGTTAATGATACTTCTAAAGATCCGACTAATCCGTCTACACCTGGAGATCCATATTATGACCCAACTTGTCCTGATTGTACTGTGATACCATTGCCAAATAACCCAAAAATTGCAATTGTAAAAGAAATAGCTTCTTTTAGCGGAGATCTTAATAATGCAAAAGTTGGCGATGTAATTAGTTATTTATTTACAGTTACTAATATCGGAAATACAGTATTGACGAATGTTAGAGTAAACGATCCAATGCCAGGATTAACGACTCCTTCTTTAGATCCTGCCAATGTAGCAAATAGTACAGGAGATCTTGATGGTAACGGAAGTTTGGATTTACACGAAAAATGGCTTTACAGAGCGAATTATACCATTACCACAACTGATATCGCTAAAGGGAAAGTGGTAAATCAAGCTTTAGCAGAAGCAACGGGACCTCCAACTCCTGTAGATCCAACAGGAAAAGATGTTTCAGATTTGTCTGATGGTTCTTCTCCAACAGGTGATGATCCAACGGTTCTCGATATAAACGGTTGCAAAGTAATTCCACATAATGCATTATCACCAAATGGAGATAGTAAAAATGATATTTTTAAAATCGATGGAATCGAATGCTATCCTCAAAATACGGTTGAGATTTATAATCGTTGGGGAGTAATAGTTTTCCATACAAACGGATATGATAATACAGCCAATGCGTTTAATGGTTATTCTAATGGTAGAGCAGTTGTAAAACAAAGTGCAGGATTGCCAACAGGAACTTATTATTACATCATAAAATATGTTGATTCTGATAGTAAAGAGCAGAGCTCGGCTGGCTACCTTTATTTGAGTATGCAATAAGATATCATTAAACAAAATTTAACTGGCTTCATCTATAAATGAAGCCAGTTTTTTTATAAATAATAAGCTCATTTTGAGATTAATCGTTTTTTTTCTAATATCGTAGTCAAATTGGAACCTAATGAAGAAAGTGTTAGTTACAGGCGGAAATGGAAACTTAGGGAAATATGTTGTTGAGGCACTAGTAAAGAAAGAGATAAAAACAGTTGTATTAACAACAAAAACAAGTATTACAACTCAAAATAATATACAATTTTTTACTGGAGACTTACTTGAAAACATTGGTTTAAAAGAAGCAACAGAAGATGTTGAGGTAATCATTCACTGTGCGAGTAATCCAAGAAACTTTCTACAGACAGATATTGAAGGAACTAAAAATTTGCTAAATGCAGCAGATAGAAATTCACTTAAACATTTCATATACATTTCTATTGTCGGAATAGATAAAAACGATTATCCATACTATCAAGCAAAATTGCAAGTAGAAAATATCGTAGCTAATAGTGGCATTCCCTTTACGATCCTAAGAACAACACAGTTCCATGATTTTGTGCTTAATATGATTAAAACATTAGATCAAAGCGGAAAAAGTGATTTTATAACAATTCCATCAGGGTTGAGGTTTCAGTCTGTAGCAGTACAAGAAGTTGCAGAATTACTTGCGTCCATTGCATTAGAGCAATCAAAAGGATTAATAAAAGATTTTGGAGGTCCAGAAGTACTTCATTTTGAAGAAATGACTAAATCTTACTTAGAAACAATTCAAAGTGATAAAGATATAATACTAGAAATACCAGAAGATATTCGCCATAAATTGTTCACTACCGGAGTAAATCTATGCCCAGAAAATAATACTGGAAAACAAACTTGGAAAGAGTATTTAAATATACTTATCTGAAATCATTACGTAGCAGATTAACGTTATTTAGTTAAAATTTAACGTTTAATGTTGTTGTTTTCAGATATTTATAATATCTTTAACTTATGATATGGGAATTGTATAAACTTTGTGTATAATTTTGCAACATTAAATTTATATTTGTCCCAAATTATAATTATTAACTTAACCGTCTGCCTGATATGAGAATATTTTTAGTGGCGCTGCTTTTTTCCTTGAGTTCCTTTACTACAATGAATGTATGGGATGATGATGAAATATTAAGCGAAGTTGAATTTGCACGTCTTACAGAACATGTAAATGAAATTAAAGCTTTTACATCTGGAAATCACAAGTTTAATAACAAAATTGCTTTTCTTGTTGATATGAAAATTAAATCAGGAAAAAACCGCTTTTTTGTTTACGATCTAGAAAATAACCAGATCCTTGACCAAGGGCTTGTAGCGCATGGTTCAGGTTCTGAGACAGGAATTAAAGGAGATATTCTTCAGTTTAGTAATGCACCAGAATCTAATTGCACTTCACTTGGAAGATATTCAGTAGAGAAACCATATAAAGGTATATTTGGTAAAGCTTTTAGACTTGCTGGATTAGACGAAACCAATAATAATGCAATGAAACGCGCCATTGTATTACACTCTTACAAAGAGGTTCCATCAGATGAAAAAGAATACTATATAATCAATAGCCACGGCTGTCCAATGGTTAGTCAAGAATTTTTAAATAGACTTTCAAAATATATAGAGAGTTCAAATTCAAAAATCTTATTGTCTGTTTATTATTAAAATTAAATTACCGAGCAATTAGCTTTTGAACCGATATAATCTAGCTGATTTTAAATAGTATAAAATAAAATTTAAAAGAGAACTTTGGTTCTCTTTTTTTATATCTATACACTAGATTTTACCATTTTTTATTTCGCCCTTTTATCTAAACCTCCTATAAATGCTCATTAAAAGCAATAAATTAGGATAAACTTAACTTGCTTAATAAACTATATAGAAAATACAAGTTGTAAATTAGTAGAATAGTAATCAAAAGTTTATTTTATGAAAGCAGTACGTTTTTTTGGACACAAAGATGTCCGCGTTGTTAATGATCTTGAAAAACCTGTTCCTAAAGGTGATGAAGTTTTATTAAAAATTGGCGGGGCAGGAGTTTGCCACTCAGACCTGCATATTATAGACGAAGGAACTGTTGTTGGAACAGTCTTTACTCTAGGACACGAAAATGCTGGATGGGTTGAAGAAATTGGCGAAAATGTTGAAGGTTATAAAAAGGGAGACGCCGTTTTAGTATATGGCCCTTGGGGATGTGGTCATTGCAAACCTTGCCAGCAGTCAAAAGAAAATTATTGTGATCATCAATCTGAGCAAGCTTACGGCGGAGGTTTAGGATTAGATGGCGGTATGGCAGAATATATGCTGGTGCCATCTTCGAGACTTTTAGTGCCTATTTTTGATTTAGACCCAGTTATTGCAGCTCCATTGACAGATGCAGCACTTACACCTTATTCTGCGATTAAACGTTCGCTTCCGAAATTAATGCCGGATGAATTTGTGGTAGTAATTGGAGTTGGCGGACTAGGGCACG
It encodes:
- a CDS encoding OmpA family protein yields the protein MKKSILLLISITSFSFSSYAQQAKVNSGDKKYDNYAYIDAIKTFEKVANKGYKSEDMFKKLGNAYYFNSEFENAAKWYKELFAMNTSVEPEYYYRYAQCLKSIGQITEANKFLDEFNAKSKNDSRGKLYKENLNYLDQIKANSGRYKIEDAGVNSKYSDYGSFVYNNKLYFASARDTGNFVKRKHTWTGEYFTNIYNADLDPSTGGASKVNKFKSAINTKFHEASPLFTRDGKTVYFTRNNYINGKKGKDDNKTTLIKLYKAELGKDNKWINIAELPFNSDNYSTAHPALSPDEKTLYFASDMPGSIGQSDLYKVSINPNGGYGAPENLGNTINTEGKETFPYLTSENEIYFASDGHPGLGGLDVFVANIDNNGKISNIQNVGSDVNSPKDDFAYIIDPETRRGFFSSNKEGGQGSDDIYKFLETKRLKCIQELEGIITDAETGVVLSDTKVSLFGSDMSLKSSAISDASGKYTFSVECGKMYFVRAEKPEYSTKELTVTIGTESGKTTLPIQLEKSTCKVTVGDDLGKCFGIKMIYFDLDKSNIRREAALDLEKILAVMNDYPNMKIDVRSHTDSRASHQYNEALSDRRAKSTIQWLVKNGIAPNRLTGKGYGENQLVNKCADGVKCTEEEHQANRRSEFIITAL
- a CDS encoding GEVED domain-containing protein; the encoded protein is MKNKIKIILVLITLLLLTSASAQTNYSFSIADILSSMPNGKRLPDGTIVKAELITTGGATHSTGPSGSGTAGPDIGGLFTGNTLPAYVGDKTPTNFTKIQMANTLNADNGMANNCSASIGFRIYFDRPVESINFLALDIDGVHGTPNGNAEWVTFFGYNGNTFVPYANAVSGGNTQLVNQTINIGASHSWRTLINNSLGTIAGANLPSTITIRRQTPNGGSGTPDDLNHQVLFTPPLSTTHVTDFFLMTGIWSVTAQANVQASGLSPIVITISSDFGDAPDSYKTLLASDGASHGVVGTLSLGNTNFAEPDGLPSVLADTSIDDDGVQVIPPLTNNGQNISSYTVAANFNNNTGLPANYVAWIDWNNDGVFQASEGTTATSPAGTLSGSVNLTWNNVALTNTGGHAQTYLRVRVTTEAITTSDSGSSFMNGEVEDYAIGIPATTPDFACFNVGTSSGFINVLANDTSGSTIVPETVGFVNPGTGTNLIIDGFGDIVGITIPGEGVWKANSVGLISFEPESASVINPTPIAYLGRDAQGNISNSALITLTAASIPTNTTTVTEGCFPTTLTATASVPAGQSVVWYDARFSWKHCCISCFKYSRNSYLLCSRKQR